Proteins from one Polynucleobacter wuianus genomic window:
- a CDS encoding nucleotidyltransferase domain-containing protein, translating to MSTLSSVLFTEYRSRVLGLLLLHPERSYYLREIARITATVPGTLKRELDKLSEVGLLTVKKVGNQNHYQANQGCPIYEELSNVLRKTSGLSDVLIDALLPLSEKLQSAFVFGSVASGKVNSKSDIDLLLIGEVSYAEVVLLMHPLQEKLGREISPKIFAAKEWKRLMKDNGAFVHDVLSKPKLFIIGNDQQLNSTEAPHHTTKPNRNQS from the coding sequence ATGTCGACACTCTCATCCGTACTATTTACCGAATACCGTAGCCGTGTGCTGGGCTTATTGTTGCTTCATCCTGAGCGTTCTTACTACTTGCGTGAAATTGCTCGAATCACGGCAACCGTTCCTGGAACGCTTAAGCGTGAATTGGATAAATTATCAGAAGTCGGTTTGTTGACTGTCAAAAAAGTCGGCAATCAAAATCATTACCAAGCAAATCAAGGGTGTCCAATTTACGAAGAATTATCAAATGTGCTGCGAAAGACGAGTGGCTTAAGTGATGTTTTGATAGACGCCTTATTGCCGCTAAGTGAAAAATTACAAAGTGCATTTGTATTTGGATCTGTAGCCAGTGGAAAAGTAAATTCTAAAAGTGACATTGATCTACTATTGATTGGCGAAGTGAGTTATGCAGAAGTGGTTCTCCTAATGCATCCATTGCAAGAAAAATTAGGCAGAGAAATTAGCCCTAAGATCTTTGCTGCTAAAGAGTGGAAGAGGTTGATGAAAGATAATGGAGCTTTCGTCCATGATGTATTGAGTAAGCCAAAACTCTTCATCATCGGGAATGATCAACAGCTCAACTCCACTGAGGCCCCCCATCACACTACAAAACCTAATCGGAATCAGTCTTGA
- the dnaX gene encoding DNA polymerase III subunit gamma/tau, whose translation MTALALARSWRPKTFSELVGQDHVVKALTHALDQGRLHHAWLFTGTRGVGKTTIARIMAKALNCTGSDGSGKMTSEPCGKCPACMEIDAGRFVDYIEMDAASNRGVDDIAALLEKAAYAPSNGRYKVYMIDEVHMLTNHAFNAMLKTLEEPPEHVKFILATTDPQKIPVTILSRCLQFNLKQMPVPLIVEHLEKVLAAEKVEYEVNALRVLAKAAQGSMRDALSLTDQAIAYAAGKVTEESVRGMLGTLDDAYLIRILDCLIAKDGASLLAVANEMGERSMSFSLALQDLSSLLQKIAAAQVVPESVLEDWPEAGEIRRLAGQLTKEEAQLFYQITITSRPDLSLAPDEQTGFAMTLLRMLAFRPGNGGGGSTAPSPAAPSAPPVNTARPSSAPAARAATPTAKSAPASAPVRAAAPAPAAAFPTPSAAVPAAGNPAEHPDWHALMRQLPVRGLVQQLAHQTELQDWNDSAVGVKATIVTPMPQLASEASVGRLAEALTAHFGKPVKIVIEKGEVEGKTVAKVDAQIHQEKRMNAEQMIAADPFIQQLEKEFGAKVVGGSVKPL comes from the coding sequence ATGACAGCATTGGCATTAGCCCGTTCGTGGCGCCCTAAAACATTCTCTGAGCTAGTAGGACAAGACCATGTGGTTAAGGCCTTAACCCATGCTTTGGATCAGGGTCGCCTCCATCATGCATGGCTCTTTACTGGTACTCGTGGGGTAGGCAAGACTACGATTGCCCGCATTATGGCGAAAGCACTCAATTGCACTGGATCTGATGGATCAGGCAAGATGACTTCAGAGCCTTGCGGAAAATGTCCAGCTTGTATGGAAATCGATGCAGGTCGTTTTGTTGACTATATTGAGATGGATGCTGCAAGTAATCGTGGTGTTGACGATATTGCCGCCCTCCTAGAAAAAGCAGCATACGCACCAAGCAATGGTCGCTATAAGGTCTACATGATTGACGAGGTGCACATGCTCACCAATCATGCCTTTAATGCCATGCTCAAAACATTGGAAGAGCCACCAGAGCACGTCAAATTTATTCTGGCGACAACTGATCCGCAAAAGATCCCTGTCACCATTTTGTCTCGTTGTTTGCAGTTCAATCTCAAGCAAATGCCAGTACCACTCATCGTAGAGCACTTAGAAAAAGTACTCGCTGCAGAAAAAGTGGAATATGAAGTCAATGCACTGCGTGTTCTAGCCAAAGCTGCTCAAGGCTCAATGCGCGATGCTTTATCTCTGACGGATCAAGCCATTGCTTATGCTGCTGGCAAAGTGACCGAAGAATCGGTGCGTGGCATGCTCGGTACACTAGATGATGCGTATCTCATTCGCATTCTCGATTGCTTAATTGCTAAAGATGGCGCAAGCCTGCTTGCTGTTGCAAATGAGATGGGTGAGCGCAGTATGTCTTTCTCATTAGCATTGCAAGATTTATCTAGCTTGCTGCAAAAGATTGCAGCAGCGCAAGTCGTTCCAGAATCTGTATTAGAAGATTGGCCAGAAGCAGGTGAGATTCGTCGCTTAGCTGGACAACTGACTAAAGAAGAAGCACAACTCTTCTACCAAATCACGATTACCAGCCGTCCTGACTTATCACTTGCACCAGATGAGCAGACTGGCTTTGCAATGACGCTATTGCGTATGTTGGCGTTTCGTCCAGGTAATGGTGGGGGCGGCAGCACAGCACCTTCACCAGCAGCGCCATCAGCGCCACCAGTAAATACCGCTCGACCTTCATCTGCACCAGCCGCAAGAGCTGCCACACCTACAGCAAAGTCAGCACCAGCATCTGCTCCAGTTAGGGCTGCTGCTCCTGCACCAGCCGCAGCTTTTCCTACTCCTTCCGCCGCTGTTCCTGCTGCTGGTAATCCTGCAGAGCATCCAGATTGGCATGCCTTGATGCGTCAGTTGCCAGTGCGTGGTCTCGTGCAACAGTTGGCACATCAGACCGAGTTACAAGATTGGAATGATTCAGCAGTAGGTGTTAAAGCAACAATCGTGACGCCGATGCCGCAGTTAGCTTCTGAGGCTTCTGTTGGTCGCTTGGCAGAAGCGCTTACAGCGCACTTTGGTAAGCCAGTCAAGATTGTGATTGAGAAGGGTGAAGTAGAAGGTAAGACCGTTGCTAAGGTTGATGCGCAGATTCATCAAGAAAAGAGAATGAATGCTGAGCAAATGATTGCAGCTGATCCTTTTATTCAGCAATTAGAAAAAGAGTTTGGAGCCAAAGTGGTTGGTGGCTCTGTAAAGCCGCTGTAA
- a CDS encoding YbaB/EbfC family nucleoid-associated protein translates to MMKGGLAGLMKQAQQMQEKMKTAQAELAALEVTGQAAGGLVKVTISGKYELKRVQIDPGAMDDREMLEDLIVTAYTEAFKQVEAASAQLMSGATAGMPMPPGFKLPF, encoded by the coding sequence ATGATGAAAGGTGGACTTGCTGGCCTCATGAAACAGGCGCAGCAGATGCAAGAGAAGATGAAAACGGCGCAAGCTGAGCTGGCTGCGCTAGAAGTGACTGGCCAAGCGGCTGGTGGCTTGGTTAAAGTGACTATCTCTGGCAAATACGAACTCAAACGGGTACAGATTGATCCAGGTGCAATGGATGATCGCGAGATGTTAGAAGACTTGATCGTGACTGCCTATACAGAAGCCTTCAAACAAGTAGAAGCAGCAAGCGCGCAATTAATGTCTGGTGCAACGGCTGGCATGCCAATGCCTCCTGGCTTTAAGTTGCCGTTCTAA
- the recR gene encoding recombination mediator RecR codes for MARVEAPQDALGRLIEALRVLPGVGPKSAQRMAFYLLQHDRNGAAVLAQSLGEAVETVGHCARCNTFSETQICNTCSDGRRDPSLLCIVETPADQVMVEQTLSFKGNYFVLMGRISPLDGMGPNEIHFDRLLTRIESPDTGVPIREVVLATNFTSEGEATAHYIGEVLKAKGIKVTRIARGIPVGGELEYVDAGTLARALMDRR; via the coding sequence ATGGCACGTGTAGAAGCACCTCAAGATGCACTCGGTCGATTGATCGAGGCATTGCGGGTATTGCCGGGAGTAGGCCCGAAGTCTGCTCAGCGCATGGCATTCTATTTGTTGCAGCATGACCGCAATGGTGCAGCAGTGCTCGCTCAATCATTAGGCGAAGCAGTAGAGACGGTTGGCCACTGCGCCCGATGCAATACATTCTCAGAAACCCAAATCTGCAATACCTGCTCTGATGGTCGTCGCGATCCATCACTGCTGTGTATTGTAGAAACACCAGCTGACCAAGTGATGGTCGAGCAGACTTTGAGTTTCAAAGGAAATTACTTTGTACTCATGGGTCGCATTTCACCACTTGATGGCATGGGTCCTAATGAAATTCATTTTGATCGTTTACTGACTCGCATTGAGAGCCCTGATACCGGTGTACCGATTCGAGAAGTAGTGCTAGCCACCAACTTCACGAGTGAAGGTGAGGCAACTGCGCATTACATTGGTGAAGTACTGAAGGCCAAAGGCATCAAAGTTACGCGGATCGCTAGAGGTATTCCGGTGGGTGGCGAGCTCGAGTATGTCGATGCCGGCACGCTCGCGAGAGCCTTGATGGATCGCCGGTAG
- a CDS encoding ParD-like family protein yields the protein MNYKRLHFTTFCDKLIPINETMKGDVMPIAIKLSDLLIEDAKPYAQAMHRSVPKQIEYWARLGKVAEENPDLTVQMLQDMLVSIEEVKVGNLNPYKFG from the coding sequence ATGAATTACAAAAGGTTGCATTTTACAACCTTTTGTGATAAATTAATACCTATTAATGAAACGATGAAAGGTGATGTGATGCCTATAGCTATCAAGTTATCTGATCTTCTGATTGAAGATGCAAAACCTTATGCACAAGCAATGCACAGGTCTGTTCCCAAGCAGATAGAGTATTGGGCTCGCTTGGGAAAGGTCGCGGAGGAGAATCCAGATTTAACTGTTCAAATGCTTCAAGATATGCTGGTGAGCATTGAGGAGGTTAAGGTCGGCAATCTAAATCCTTATAAATTCGGATGA